One Verrucomicrobiota bacterium DNA window includes the following coding sequences:
- the icd gene encoding NADP-dependent isocitrate dehydrogenase, producing MSYQQVQPPEGGKVSIVDGKLHCPDNPVIPFIRGDGTGPDIWAASERIFNAAVEKAYKGQKKIVWFEVFAGEAAKQRFDNWLPDDTVNAFREYLVGIKGPLTTPVGGGIRSLNVALRQLLDLYVCLRPVQWFEGVPSPVRRPEKVNMVIFRENTEDIYAGIEFPAGSPEAERFLKFLQTEFPKEFGKIRFGTEDATKGFLAYESRLGEPKIEVGIGIKPVSRLGSDRLIAAAIRYAIAQKRKSVTLVHKGNIMKFTEGAFRDWGYQLADTLFADETYSWARWERTKKEKGEAAANEEQKRAQAEGKVIIKDAIADITLQQVLTRPDDFDVIATLNLNGDYLSDALAAQVGGIGIAPGGNINYHSGHAIFEATHGTAPKYANQDRVNPGSVVLSGEMMFRHLGWTEAADLIIKGLNGAIASKRVTYDFARLMEGATEIKCSEFGDNLIQHMG from the coding sequence ATGTCATACCAACAAGTGCAGCCGCCGGAAGGCGGTAAGGTGTCGATCGTTGACGGAAAACTACATTGCCCGGATAACCCGGTCATCCCGTTCATTCGCGGTGATGGCACGGGCCCGGACATTTGGGCGGCCAGCGAACGTATTTTCAACGCGGCCGTAGAAAAGGCCTACAAGGGCCAGAAAAAAATTGTGTGGTTTGAGGTGTTTGCCGGCGAGGCCGCAAAACAGCGGTTTGATAACTGGTTGCCGGATGACACCGTTAACGCCTTCAGGGAATACCTCGTGGGCATCAAGGGCCCGCTGACCACTCCCGTGGGCGGCGGCATCCGTTCGCTCAACGTGGCGTTGCGCCAGTTGTTGGACCTGTACGTGTGCCTCCGGCCCGTCCAATGGTTCGAGGGTGTGCCTTCGCCGGTCCGCCGTCCCGAGAAGGTGAACATGGTCATCTTTCGGGAAAACACCGAGGACATTTATGCCGGCATAGAGTTTCCGGCCGGCAGTCCGGAGGCGGAACGTTTCCTCAAATTTCTTCAAACGGAGTTTCCGAAAGAATTCGGCAAGATCCGGTTCGGCACGGAAGACGCCACAAAGGGGTTCCTGGCCTACGAATCGCGCCTTGGCGAGCCCAAGATCGAAGTCGGGATCGGCATCAAACCGGTAAGTCGCCTGGGGTCCGACCGGCTGATCGCGGCCGCCATCCGTTATGCCATTGCGCAGAAGCGGAAGTCGGTCACGCTCGTGCACAAAGGCAACATCATGAAATTCACGGAAGGCGCATTTCGCGACTGGGGCTACCAACTGGCTGACACCCTGTTCGCCGACGAGACCTATTCCTGGGCTCGCTGGGAGCGAACGAAAAAGGAAAAGGGCGAGGCGGCCGCCAACGAAGAGCAAAAACGCGCGCAGGCCGAAGGCAAAGTGATCATCAAGGACGCCATCGCCGACATTACCCTGCAGCAAGTGCTCACCCGGCCGGACGATTTCGACGTGATCGCCACCCTTAACCTGAATGGCGATTACCTGTCGGACGCTTTGGCCGCCCAGGTCGGTGGTATCGGGATCGCCCCCGGGGGCAACATCAATTACCATAGCGGTCACGCCATTTTCGAAGCCACCCATGGAACGGCGCCGAAGTACGCCAACCAGGACCGCGTAAACCCTGGATCCGTCGTGCTTTCAGGGGAGATGATGTTTCGGCATCTGGGCTGGACCGAAGCGGCCGACCTCATCATCAAGGGTCTCAACGGCGCGATCGCCAGCAAACGGGTCACGTATGATTTTGCCCGCCTGATGGAAGGCGCGACCGAAATCAAGTGCTCGGAGTTCGGCGACAATCTCATCCAGCACATGGGATAA